tcctttcttctttctacatacattcttgctgctggaggctgtaaatttccccagtgtgggacgaataaaggatatcttatcttatgtctgAAATGTGCTGTATGAATAAAGCTGCCCTACTTCGTCTTGCCTTATGATAACATCCACCACATAGGTCCACAAAGCTCAGAATCTGTTTGCCTGCGCCACGATCTAATCGACCAAAATGGTTTCACACCACCttcgccacaacttagacctgctatCAATGGGTCTCATGTTTAGTCTAACGtcagccaccaaattgtcatgtgcattgggggggggggggggggggttgtataaaAGAACACGGCCGCCGTCTGTCGGAAAGGCTAGCATGACGTAGCGCCGAAATTCCAAACACGTTAAAGGAAGTGGCACATGCACGAAAACGTGCCCATTTTTCCACCCTAGCACATGTGTGCAGTCTACAAAATCATTAAAACATGACTACAAAAAAATTAGAAGCCTTCCGCTCACAAACGCAAACATACCTGTACTGTTGCAGTTCACTCTCCAGCTGGTTGATCCTCGATCGAAGCTGCGGCACAGATTCGGCTTGTTCCTGAATCATTCGCACCTGCTCAAGGCCCATGCTCAAAGCCTCCCTGGCCTCCTCTGCTCGTCGCCTGATCAAGGTTATGaaaatgatcacatttgaaTATATCAGTTGCTGATTTGAATCCCATGTGATTGAACCCAAATCCAACCtaatttggatgttctccctccTGAGCGCAGATTCCACTCTGTGAAGCTTGCTCACTTCCTGGTACGCCCATCGCAGCTCTTCCTCCAGATGTTCATTAAACTTGATGGCCTCCTCCAGCTGTCCATCACGTGAGGAACGGATCAGCTGCAACTCTCTTAAAAGGGGGTCCCTCATGTCCCATCTTCTCCACAACCTCCTCCCACCATTTCCTCCAGCAACATTTAAGTGTCCTTTAATCCGCCGTGTTGGGACCAGTTTGCCTTGTATGAGGGAAATGGAAGTTGTGGGCGATGAAACACAGATGGGAGTTGACTGCGTGGCGCCCCTCTCTCGTCTCAGAGCCACTTCAAGGGCCAAACAGCGAGCGTCACTACCCTGCAGTGCTGATCGGAGGTCCTCCACCAACTCCCTCAGAGCTGTTAACTCTTCTGAGAATGACGAAAGGAAACGGGAGAAGTGAACCGATAAAGATAGGGCAGTACTAAAGATGATGATCTTCATATTCTGCTTTTGTTGACATGTTCAAAATAGAACCATAATACACTACTGGATCTGATTCTGCTTCATTAAAACATGACTACAAAATCACAACTTTGATGATACTAAGAAGCCTCTTCTTCGGTCTTGGGGTAGAACatgcttgctgatttcaaatgaagtttgttgtatatgtttgaCATACATTGACCATGTAATGGTGTTTAAAGTCATAGTCCTCTGACAGAAGCCAAAACTACAATGTAGACTGCGATGAAAATGACTTGGACACCTCTATTTGATCAATAGAGGCGTAGCAAACAGCATAGTATGTAACTTCAACTTGCACATTTGTGATTGGTCTTATTTTTGTCTGCCACAAATATTGTAGAAAAACGATAGATAGTAAGAATAAGTCAAAAGCAATGGTGGGAAGTAGCAAAGGAAACATATTTGCTCACTACACTTAAGTAGGTTTTTCAAGTATTTGTCATTTATGACCGTGTTTTAATTAtgtacaatatactgtatatatatatatatatattcattcatcattcattcatcttccgagccgcttgatcctcactagggtcgcggtgggtgctggagcccatcccagccgtcttcgggcagtaggcgggggacaccctgaatcggttgccagccaatcgcagggcacacagaaacgaacaaccattcgcactcacactcacacctagggacaattttagagtgttcaatcagcctgccacgcatgtttttggaatgtgggaggaaaccggagcacccggagaaaacccacgcaggcccggggagaacatgcaaactccacacagggaggccggagctggattcgaacccggtacctctgcactgtgaagccgacgtgctaaccactggactaccgggccgcccctatatatatatatatatatatttttttttgacttttggGTTTTACTCTACATTTCCCATGCATACTCACTGCACCCGATGTTTTCCCCATGACACAGATCATCACGAACATGATGAGAATTTAacgttagccccccccccccccccctccaacacgcacacacacacacacacacaccttggtcGACGGGGGTGGAGCTGCTGACATTTGTTTGCTCTATCCAATAATAATTCCTATAGGATCCTTAACATGCTTGCCCCCAAAGAGAGAAGTAAACTTAATGGCAGAGAGACACGTTTGCGTTTCGGGATTGTTACCTGTATACTTCACACTCACAATATATCAAATGTACGTTTAAGTGAACAAAGAGCTGGTAGTCAAATGGTCTTGCACATGCACAACTCAGCGTACCGGAAGAACTGTCCTCTGCATTCCGACCAGCTGTGGATCTGTTCTGGCCGTTCTGGCTATTTGTGAGATCAAAACTGACATATTTTCTCCTTCTGACACGAGGCCAACGTAGCCGAATGTGTCTCTCCACCAGCTCCGTCTCCTCAGTAACGGGCAGTCGCCACACGCATTCTCCTGTGCCTCTGCGCGCAGAACGCACACGAAAGAAGCCGCACAGACGCGAGTGAAAGTCCTTAAAAGTTATCTGACTCGGCAGTCCGGAGCATACGTCTTTGAACTCGTCCTCGTCTTCCTCGCTTTCTCCATCCTGCGTTCCTTTAATCGTTTTCTTTCCTTTCGGGGCTCCGGTGACTCCGAGCACGGCGCAGAGGGTGCTGAAGTCCTCCGCCGACACTTTATCGTCACGATTGGAATAAGCAAGATGGTGGAAGACCTCTTGCAAGTACTGGTCTATTCCAGTGGCCAGAACGACAATTTCGTTCTCCACGCCGGGATCGGGGCAGTGGTGGTGGGCCAAGGCGCTCCGTAGCCACTCGCTCCTCCGCGCTGCTCTCGGCCAAGGCTGGACGTACTTCAAAGCTAAAGCTCCGCGCTCCATGATAGCACATTCACTTTTATCACGCTAAGAAATCTCACCTGAAAAATTACGCCAAAGATTGCACTTTTAAAACCAGCCCCACTTCGCCTAGTCTCGGGTTCTTTCCAGGTCTGCCCACATCGTGAGCTGATCCCTACTAGAGAAAACAAAGTCCCATTCAACCCCGACTCCACCCTCAAATGCAAATTCTTTGACTTGATGGTCTCTGTGACTACcattatgcttttattttatgccTTATTTGTGCACTGAATTGTTACTAGGTCACTAGAATGACCGGGAGCACTGAGCAGTATAGTAGAACCACAGTCTCACTGTTTTCTTCCATTATTGCCCTCACATTGCTGTATGAGTACTAGTCGAGCACAAAGTGTAGTCTGTGTACTtgggtaaagttttttttttcgttttaatAATTTCGTAGATGTGCACAAGCAAAAAATGGAGGTTTGCGCTGCTGTGGGAGTGAACATAGCTGACTTGTACTCATTCGAAACGGACCCTCCCTGGTCTACATATAACATGCATAACAGGCGCACTGGAGTCCATCCATAAGATCAGCACATGAAAAGTATGTTTGTAAGATCCTAACTtgtggatgatgtaaagttggccaCTGATGTAGAGTTGGCAATTCGACTGTGTTCAcactgcaggtaaaaaaaaaatttggggcaTACATGACAcgcatctgattttttttcatgcagtctGAATTATATAATttaggtttgcttttttttttaaaatcgagCCTCTTTATGGATATAAATTGGATATGTATGTCATGTGTCTGCAGTATGAACACTCATCTACACACATCCGACCTATACATCATCAAATGCTCAATATCAGCAAGTTCGCAGGCAAAAGTGAGTTGTTTTGAGGAACAGCTGTTGTCTTGACATTTGACTTTAATtgaatcccacttgaaacatgaagctTAAAGAGGATATTTGTGATGATAGTAGTCATGCAAACGCTTCATTCATTTTGCGCGGCAATGACGTGACATCACCTTAAGTAGACATCATTAAATGAGGAGATCAAGGAGTGTCTGTCAGGAAGGATTCGGAACAGAACAAGGATTCCACAAGCGTAGACAGAGATAAGAGactttgaacaaaaatatatttatttataaaaacgCAAAACTGACAAAGTACAACGAAGGACGCTAgtaacaaagaaccaggaaaaggaGAGAACAAATCGAAAGCGCTTGGGTCCAGAGTAGTGGGTGACatgggggggttcactcccatCCCATCCCATTCACATTTCACAATCATGAATAATAATCAAAATTCCTATCCTGCCTCAGTCCCAGATCatatacacaaaaaaatcatgtcCACCTCTAGTTCAGACTTCCATAGGAAGGAATATTAACTATAGAAAAGGGAGCCTTTGTATTTAAGACTCTGTGAAGTGATTTCAGGAATTTGTAACTCAATACTAAATAGTGTATCTTATATTTGTTTAAAGGTaactgctgaaaatgtgcaaaaacctAAAACGATTCAGTCATGAATTGGGGAGATATAGCATGAAAAAGTCTGAAAGCAAAATTCTGACATGACAGTTCGTGTGTGAATTGGTGCTTTGCACTGACatggccactttagagtgccttgttgtcagCAGGCAAGGCAACAACTTGGTGGGATATATTCAAATCGCTTGAAGTCTTTCAGGAGATATGTTTTCACAGTTCAAGCATGTACCAGTAGTTGTGTGTTATAGCAAGAAAGATGATCCACAAGCTAGCATCAATTTTTCAGGTGTAGTGCGATCTAAATTGATAGCTGACAGtgtttaggggtgttcacacggcacacatttgctgcaccgatgtattttgttgcgatatattttacaccgaagcaaattttgtggagcagtCACGCTGGGCGTGTTAACCTCGGCGTAAcaccggtgcagccccacttgcggtcACACGGCTGTTTCTGCAGCATTGCaaaaacgagctgtcgtgttggatctttttaaaacatacacaactcaagcaactgctgtacaggcacgtccttcttcttggtctctgtgccttctgctcgagaggaaATTGAATGatcgcccccgaaaacgtaaatcaacaatgacttcaatgacacttagaaaagcaaacatgtaatggcccaaacagaaaatcaagagaggaaatcacaaaataaattctatggggggtggggggggttgtgaacacacaacagaggaacaaactacacaaacaactcagagacagtccagtctcctacaaaaggaaagatgatgttTGGGCACTATCCCCCTCCCCGTTCTAGTTGATATGGTAAACCCAAGAGGCAAGATGCCGCTTGCTACTGTTATTGCCAGCCAtcatgtcttgtgtcgttattagaCAAAcagatgacggaagtacaacagaacacgaaagcaacgcattctagctgtacgtaatcaactcttctcatgcgtagcgaggCTTACTACCCCcgccgcaaacgagcatttgctccagagcaaatttttaaccctgtagcggtcacacgtaccattttacatcgatgctgccccgcaaacgagcatttgctctggagcaaatttttaacccACCTCCCCgaggtgggttaaatttgcttcggagtaagctgttttcaggggctacaccggtgtaactttgcacgtgtgaacgctctcgACTGGTGCAGCACCGGcatagcaccggagcaaatgttgccatgtgaacaccccttttgagAGCAGAGACTATGGCttgattttcacaattttgaagcCACATGCAGGTATTATGTATTTGgtcatttcatttgaatatgGCAGTGCTGTGAACAAAACTCTTCTCTGTGATGTGTGTGAAATTTAGAAGGCATTTCTTACACTTTTATAGGGACTTTAAGGTTTTACCCAACCCATTCACATGCCTGTTGACATCTTGTGGAAAACTTTAATGAATTATAAACTTGGATTATGCTTGTGGCatcagaggaaaaaaagtggattGATGGAGAATCCAGGTCAGTTTATACAATTCGAGAACTCATCTGACCTCATTTTTTGGCCAACTTAGTAGATCACAACACTGTTGCCATGGGTTTTTATCCATTGGAGGCCATTCCCAAAGTCCAAATTGTGTTGCCCACTGCACCATTTTTATTGCCAAGTCACATATTCTAACGATAGTacatgaaaaatgttcaatgtaagaaatcattttttttaataagatgtAGAAAAAAGTTAATACATTATATAGTGGTGTttgtatcaaaaataaataaaaatttaaaatatataacaaatgaaaatatattgcAACATTGAATGTTTCAAGACGTGGGACCATTTTGGATCAAAATAATTGTGACTGTTACTAGATAGTACTCGAACAAGCTGAGCTGgagacattgtttttctttcgacACATTTGACTTTTGAAGCATATGCTCACCTACGGTGTattggattttttcttttttttggggggggttgtactTTTCCGAAACACAAGTTgagtctttctttcttctttccactTTTCTGTATGTGGCCATCAGCGGCAAAATAGGTTTTGACTTGCCTGCATTAGCGGAAAGTGTTTAAACTGTGTTTCAGTGCTTTGTCTAAAAGTTTTCCTTCTTCAGTGTTCACAGACAGCAAATTCTTTTTTTCGATGTAGATTTTATTCATGACTTCAAGTGCGGCaacaatacacacatacacatccaAATTAAAACCCTTCCTGCCAGCTTTTTCCATGACTGAAGTAGAAGAGAAACATCTGTCTCGATCCTCAGGCATCTCCGTTTCAAAGTACGGTAAATGTGGAAATACCTTTCCCCCAATCTGACCTCACCACTTGTCATTCGTTTGACAGCCAAAGCAAAGATTGTCTTGATACACTCACCTGGGCATGACTAGACCACGTCATGTTGGTTGCATCACATGCATTCCAATTTGTGGAACTCATTGCGTTTGTCAGTAAAAATGcaattatgtactgtatgtgctaaaaaaaaaaaaagagtcaagtgATACAGAGTCTGAAGTATGAAAATTATGCACTTACTCAGATGCtccgaaaaaacaaaaaaaaaacacttggaaTCTGGAttcatttttccttttccaaaagaaaaagatgattcAGACGAATCACAGATATAAAAGGCCAATGACCacaacaataaaaactgtatataattctatctatctatctatctatctatctatctatctatctatctatctatctatctatctatctatctatctatctatctatctatctatctatctatctatctatctatctatctatctatctatctatcta
The DNA window shown above is from Hippocampus zosterae strain Florida chromosome 9, ASM2543408v3, whole genome shotgun sequence and carries:
- the si:ch211-112f3.4 gene encoding EF-hand and coiled-coil domain-containing protein 1, encoding MERGALALKYVQPWPRAARRSEWLRSALAHHHCPDPGVENEIVVLATGIDQYLQEVFHHLAYSNRDDKVSAEDFSTLCAVLGVTGAPKGKKTIKGTQDGESEEDEDEFKDVCSGLPSQITFKDFHSRLCGFFRVRSARRGTGECVWRLPVTEETELVERHIRLRWPRVRRRKYVSFDLTNSQNGQNRSTAGRNAEDSSSEELTALRELVEDLRSALQGSDARCLALEVALRRERGATQSTPICVSSPTTSISLIQGKLVPTRRIKGHLNVAGGNGGRRLWRRWDMRDPLLRELQLIRSSRDGQLEEAIKFNEHLEEELRWAYQEVSKLHRVESALRRENIQIRRRAEEAREALSMGLEQVRMIQEQAESVPQLRSRINQLESELQQYRSGCVCLPEAASARGVESNCKTDAECLQRAVEGRAASDEEEESDKDLGDEGQRCLFEVKKHMSRSPGWGKGSPSHVVHQILSKGDLHGSHLSGDSKGNRGCRSWQRPKEDLSASSKGCEQKLGDRPDPEDDKTGLEGTEREKLYLMEGKFRDALMLLLQLRNKKLSRRELGSIMMDTLDMCSNGDGPPQVVQVADALYMQLSSTDHITEGGEAKGDEREGKRLLPSSGHQTSSTSPLVISC